CCCGCGACGGCATGGTGAAGGGCAAGCTCGCGTACCTCTCGCCCGAGCAAGCCCACGGCCGCCCGCTCGACCGACGGAGCGATCTCTTCTCGCTCGGCGTCTGCGCCTGGGAGCTGCTCACGGGCAAGCGCGCCTTTCGACGCGACGACGACCGCAAGACCGTGCTCGCCATCCGCGCGGGCAAGATCGATCCGCCGTCGCGTCACGCGGTCGTGCCAGAGCCGCTCGAGCGGATCGTGGGCCGCCTGCTCGCGACCCAGCTCGAGCTCCGTTACCGCACCGCGCTCGAGGCGCGGGAAGACCTCGAGGCGTGGCAGCGCCAGGGCGGCCCGGAGTTCGGTCGGCGCAACCTCACCGCGCTGATGCGCAGCACGTTTCCCGAGCGCTTCGCCGAGGAGCCGGGCGCGAACGGCGCGATCGAGCTGGTGCGCGCCAAGCCGAAGGAGGCCGCGACGAGGACCCGCCCGCCACCGCCGCCGCCCTCGCCTGCCGACACGGTGGACGAGGATTGGGTCGACGACGCGACCGACGTCCGACCGCACCCGGCCGACGCCGCCGACACGGTGCCGGGCATCGAGCTGCCCGAAGAGCGCGACCGCTGAGCGAGCCCGAGAGACGAGCGGCGAAGCGCCCCGGGGGCTGCTAACGAGGGGCGGTGCCCAGCCTCCGCTCGATGTCGCCCACGCGCGCGGTGTGGACGGTGGCCTGGCCGATGGCGGCGCTCGGGCTGCTGCGCTCGTTCTACTACCTCACCGACAGCTTCTGGGTGGGCAAGCTCGGCCCCACGCAGCTCGCGGCGCTCGGCGGCAGCGCGTTCGCCTGGTGGATGATCAACCTCGGCTGCGAGCTCGCCGCGACGGGGGCCCACGCCCGCATCGCGCGGCACGAGGGCGCAGGCGAGCTGGCGCGCATCCCGACCACCCTCGCCCACGCCATCGCCCTCGGCCTCCTCGTCTCGGCGCTGCTGGCCCTCGTCTACCCGCTGCGCCACGTCTACTTCGACCTGCTCGGCTTCAGCGTCGGCAGCCCCGAGCACGGTCACGGCCAGGCCTACGTCGGCGCCGCCCTGCTGGGGGCCTCCACCCTCGCCGTGCACGCCGTCGTGGGCGCCGCCTTCCGCGGCCTGGGAGACACCCGCGTCGCCCTCGCGTTGACCGCAGCCACGCTGGTCGCGAACGCCGCCCTCGACCCGCTGCTCATCTGGGGCCTCGGGCCCATCCCCGCGTTCGGCGTCGCCGGCGCGGCGTGGGCCACCGCCCTGGCCAACGCGCTCGGCGCCGCGCTGGGCTTCTGGCTGCTGGCGTCGCGCGGCCACCGCGTGCGCTGGCTCGCGCCCACCGCGAAGGCGCTCTGGGAGATCGCCCGCATCGGCGCCCCGGTCAGCCTCTCGGGTCTCGGCTTCGCCCTCGTCTACGTCCTCCTCGGCCGCGTGATCACCGGCTTCGGCAGCGAGCAGATGGCGGCCCTGGGCGTCGGCCATCGCCTCGAGAGCCTCGCGTACTTCTGCTGCGTCGCGTTCGGCGTCGGCGCCGCGACCATGGTCGGCCAGCACCTCGGCGCCGGAGACGTTCAGCGCGCTCGCCAGAGCGCGGCCAGCGCCGCGCGCCTCGCCTTCGCGGCCATGCTCCCCTTCACCCTCCTGCTCTTCGCCCTCGCCCGCCCGCTGTTCGGCCTCTTCACCGACGATCCCGCCACCCTCGACGCCGGCGTCCTGTACCTCCGCATCCAGACCGCCGTCCTGGCGCTGATGGCGCTCGAGGAGACCTACAAGGGTGCGTTCACCGGCAGCGGCCGCACCCTCGCGGCCAGCCTCATCGGCTTCGGCTTCACCGCCGCCCGCATCCCCGCCGCGTGGGTCCTCGCCTACCCGTTGGGACTCGGCATCGCCGGCGTCTGGCTCGCCATCGCGGCCTCGACCGCGATCAAAGGAGCGCTCCTGTGGCTCCTGTGGCTGAGGCGCCCCCCCGCCTGACCCACCATCACGCACGCCCCCGCGACGAGCGAAGCGAAGTCGCCCCCCGCGACGAGCAAAGCGAAGTCGCCCCCCGCGACGAGCAAAGCGAAGTCGCCCCCGCGACGAGCAAAGCGAAGTCGCCCCCCGCGACGAGCAAAGCGAAGTCGCCCCCGCGACGAGCAAAGCGAAGTCGCCCCCGCGACGAGCAAAGCGAAGTCGCCCCCCGCGACGAGCAAAGCGAAGTCGCCCCCCGCGACGAGCAAAGCGAAGTCGCCCCCGCGACGAGCAAAGCGAAGTCGCCCCCCGCGACGAGCAAAGCGAAGTCGCGCTCCCGAAGCAGATCCCCCGCGGCAGCGGGCGGCCAGCTTTCGCGAAGCGAAAGCGCGAGCCGCGCGGCTCACGCGCGGAGCGCGGGACCGGGCGACGAAGTCGCCCGAATTTGGGTGGGGGGGAGGGGCTCAAAAAGCCCCTCCCAAGATCAATTGTCGGGGACGCAGATGAAGTCGATCAACCCGCCGCCGAGCGAGACCTCGATGCAGACGCTGCCGAATTCGCAGTCGCTGTTGAAGTCGCACTGCTGGAAGCAGAGCGGGGTCGGGTCAGTCGTGCCGAGCGAGTAGCAGACGCCCTCCCAGCCGCGGTTGCGATCGCAGTCGAGATCGCTGCCGCAGATGCGGGAGCAGAACTCACCGTTCGTGCGCTCCGCCGGGATGTCTACGGTGAAGCACTGGTCGACCGCGCGGTCGCAGCCGTCGCCGCCGGATCGACACTCCTCATAGGTGCCGCCGACGGTGCCGCACCCCATCGCGAGCGCGCCAAAGGCCAAGATCAACGAAAGCTTCCTCATTCCCCCTCCTCGGGTTGGTTCGCAGAGCGATGATGCTCGAAAGAGTCCGGATGGTTCCAGTCGTTTCCGACGCTGGTGGGGTGTCCAGCGCGCAGCCTCGGGGGATGGTCCATCGACGTGGACCGCTCGGAACCTATTCACCGAGAACGGCCGGACAACGGATCGACGGACGAACATGGAGGAAATCGCGAATTTTTCGCGCGCGGCTGATACGATCGGCCCTCGATGACGGGAGCGCCCTCAGAAGCTTTGGGGCGGTGCGGGCCATACGCGCTCGTGCGCCGCATCGGTGCGGGCGGGATGGGGGAGATCTTTCTCGCCCGCGGCCCGAACGGCGAAGAGGTGGCCATCAAGCGCCTGCTCGCGGAGTGCGCCAAGGACCCCGTCTTCATCGGCATGTTCCTCGACGAGGCGCGGCTGGTGAAGCGCATTCACCACCCGAACGTGTGCGAGGTGTTCGAGCACGGGCAGGAGGGCGCGCACTACTACCTCGTGATGGAGCACATCGACGGGGTCAGCCTGCGTGACCTCCTCGAGCAGCGCGCCTTCCGGGGGCTGCCCTTCCCGCTCGCCGCGCGGATCATGGCCGAGGTGGCCGCGGGCCTCGACCACGCGCACCGGCTGGAGGACGAGCTGGGCGTCCCGCTCGGGATCGTGCACCGCGACGTCAGCCCCGCGAACATCATGATCCGCAAGGACGGCCAGGTGAAGCTCGTCGACTTCGGGCTGGCCAAGGCGCGGACGCAGCTGATGAAGACCCAGCCCGGGCTGGTGAAGGGCAAGTTCGGCTACCTCGCCCCCGAGCAGCTGGGGGGACGCGTCGACTGGCGCACCGATCTGTTCGCGCTCGGGCTGTGCTTCTACGAGGCGATGACCGGGCAGCAGCTGTTCGGGCAGCGCACGGCGGCCGAGACGGTGCAGGCCATCCAGGGCTTCTCGGGACCACCGCCCCTCGCGGCCAAGATGAACGCGCCGGCCGCGCTCGACGCGCTGCTGGGCAAGGCGCTCGCCCCACAGCCCGACGCGCGCTTCCAGTCCGCGGCGGAGCTGCGCGGGGAGCTGGGCAAGCTGGTCCGCGAGGTCCCGGCCGAGAACATCAGCGCCGTCGCGCTCGCGGCCGAGCTGAAGCGCGGCGTGCCCGGCAAGCGCAGCCCCTCCGCGCCGCCGCCGGCGCTGGGCCGGAAGCAGCTCGACAGCCTGGAGCTCGAGGCGGACCTCCGGAGGAGCAAGGGCGTTTCCCCGGTGCTGATCGCGGGCGTGGCCATCGTGGTGCTCGCGCTCGCGGTGGCGGTGAGCGCGGTCCTGTTGCTCTGAATCGGGGAGCCCCGCCCTCGGTCCCCGCTTCGTGGACCTTGTCGCCCCCCTCCGCGCCGGTATTCTGGTCGTCTTCTCGAGAACGCCCGGGGGGGCGTAGATGGGGGCTGAGATGGGCTGGGCAATCCGGGTGTGGGGACTCGCGCGGGCAGTGTGGACCACGGCGCGAGACGTGCGGTGGAGCGCGGACAGCTGGGAGAGGGGCTGACGGCAGGAGCCGCTCAGGGCTCCTCGATCCGCACGCGCGCGGGCGCGCTGCGCGAGGCTCCCAGGACCGCGACGAGCTCGTGCTCGCCAGGACCGGGAGACCACTCGGGCGCGCCGTGAGGGGCGCCGTCGATCTCCCAGCGTGCGTCGGTGGTCACCCCGCCGACGGTCGCGCGCAGGGGGATCGCCCCGCCCCTCACGATGAGCCGCGCGCCGTCCTCGGGATGGGCGACGCGCGGTGTGCCCGCCGCGTGCGGATCGGCGGCGAGGGAGAACCCGGCCGGGTGGTTCGCCTCGAGCCAGCGCGCGTACCGCGCGTGGAGCGCGACGGTCCCGTCTTCTCGATGGGCCGCGCAGCGCGCCTCGGGCAGGTGGCCCGGCGCGAAGCGCTCGTCGAGGGTGTGCGAGCAGCCCGCGCCCGCGAGCCGGCCCGTCACTGCGCAGATCCGCGCCGTGGCCAGCGTCGGCGCGTCGCGCGTCGGCGCGCCGAGGTCGAGCGCCTCGAGGCGCGCCTGCGCGGCGGCGAGCAGGCGCACGGCGGGGGGCGCGGCGCCCTCGAAGCCGCTCACGGCCGACAGCGGGCGGCTGGCCGGATCGCCCAGCCAGACCACCACCGTCACCTCGTCGGTGAAGGCCGCGGTCCACGCGTCGCGCCAGCCGCTGGAGGTGCCCGTCTTGAGGCCGAACCGCGTGAGCGGGAAGAGCGCGGAGAGGTCGTCGCCGAAGGCCTCGCGGCGCGCGCGCGCGTCCATCAAGACGTCGCGGGTGAGCGCGGCGTGGGCGGGGTCCATGACCGGCCGAGGCTCGGGGGCGGCGCGCCCGAGCGAGAGCGGGACGCGCGTGCCGCCGCGCGCGAGCGTCACGTAGGCCTCGGCCAGCTCGAACGCGGTCACGTCCGCGCCTCCGAGCACGATGGCCGCGCCGTAGCGGTCGGCGCCGTCCAGCTCCCGCACCCCCAGCTCGCCGAGGCGCGCGACCACCCGCTCCGCGCCCACCTGCCTCGCCGCGTCGAGCGCCGCGAGGTTGAGCGACGCGCTCAGCGCCTCCCTCGCGCGCACGGGACCGCGCTCGCGCCCGTCGTAGTCGCGCGCGGTGAAGAGGGCCCCGCCTCCGCCGACCATCGGGCGCGACAGGTCGTCGAGCAGGCTGGCCGGCGTGCCGCCGCGCTCGAAGAAGAGCTCGTAGACGAAGGGCTTGAGCGTGGAGCCGGGTTGACGGCGGGCGCGCGCGAGGTCGAGCCAGCCGCCGGGGCTCTCGCCGCCGCGCGCCGCCCCCACGTGCGCCAGCACCTCGCCGCTCTGATTGGAGACGACGACCGCGGCCCCGTTCGTCACGCCGCGCTCCTCGAGCCGCTCCACCGCGTCTCGCAGGATGCGCTCCGCCTCGCGCTGGAGCGGGAGATCCAGGCTCGTCCGCAGCGTCTGCCCGGAGCGAGAGAGCGATCCGTCGCGCCAGCCCTCGAGCGCCGCGTCGGCGAAGCGAGGCGCGCGCCACGGCCGCACGGGGCGCGCGCGGATGGCGGCCGGCTCGGCAGAGGCGCTCGAAAAGGTCGCCTCGTCGATGCGCCCCGTGTCCCGCATCCGGCGCAGCACCACCGCTCGCCGGCGCAGCGCGGCCGGGAGGTGGCGGCGCGGATCGAGCGCGCTGGGCGCCTGCGGGATCCCGGCCAAGAGCGCCGCCTCCGCCACGCTCAAGCGGGAGACCGGCTTGCCGAAGTAGAGCTCGCTCGCGCGCGCGACGCCGACCACCTGGTCTCCGTAGGGCAGCCGGTTCAGGTACTGCTCCAGGATCCAGTCCTTGTCACGCTCGCGCTCGAGCATCACCGCGCGCAGGATCTCGCGCGGCTTGTCCCACAGCCCATCCGGGCGTCCGTGGGTGAGCTTGATCAGCTGCTGCGTGATCGTCGACGCGCCGCTGACCCTTCGCCCGGGCAGCGCGAAGCTGAGCCCCGCGCGCGCGGTCGCGCGGAGATCGACCCCGCCGTGCGAGCGGAAGCGCTGGTCCTCCACCGCGAGCACCGCGTCGACGACGTGCGGCGAGACCTGGTCGAGCGAGACCCAGCGGCGATCCCGTCCGTCCGAGCGCTCGTGCCGCAGCGGCGTGCCGTGTCGGTCCGTGATCGTGACCGCGTCGCGGGGCCGCTCGAAACGCGCGCGCTCCACCTCCGTCGTCGTGGCCAGGTAGGCGACGAGCGCGGCGGTGCCCACCGCGAGCGACAGCGCGCCCCGCAGCAGGGCGCGCGAGAGGCGGCGCAGCGCGCGTCTCATTCGTCTCCGTCCACCACGCGCAGCACGTGCACCTGCGAGCGGGCCACGAAGCCGCGGTCGTAGAGCGCCTCGATCTGCGCCGGCGGGACCGTGAACTCACCCACGCTCGAGGCGCGCACCGCGTACGTATACTCCTGCAAGCCCGCTGGCGCCTGGTCGAAGTAGAACGAGGCGCCCTCGCTCGTGAACGCCCGGTGCGCGAGGTGTCCGAGCGAGCGCATCGCGTGATGAGCCCGCGCGTCCACCACGTCGTCGTCGGGACCCATGCCCAGCAGCGCGGCGAGCGAGGCGCGGGGCGTCGTCTCGAGGTCGGCGTCGACCGCCTCGAACCCCGCGGGGAGCGGGTCGAAGATGCCCGCCACGTCCGGGCCGGCGCCCTCGGTGTAGACGAAGAGGCGCACGCGGATCAGCGCGCCGAGCGGGACCGTCGCCCCGTCTTCGATGGGTCGACCGTCCTGCGTCTCGAACACGCGATGGATCGCCGTGCGGCGGCCCCGCGGCGTCTCGTCGGCCTCGGTGAGCGGCACGGCCCAGCGGCCGTCGAGGCTGAAGAACACCGCGCCTTCGTCGCCGCCCGTCACCCTGAGGGTGTGCGCCCCGCGGAGCTGCGCGACGTCCACCCGGTACGACGCGCTGGCCGCGCTGCGGGTGATGGCGGGCAGCGCCTGGCCGTCGAGCGAGACCGAGGGCGCCTCGCCGTCGACCCACGCCCAGCGCCGCGCGTAGGCCGCCAGCCCGAGGAGCGCGCGCGCCGTCTCGAGCGAGCTCGTCCAGGGGTGCCCCGGCCGGCCGCCCCGCACCACGAGGAGGTGCCCGGCCAGCTCCCCCGCGCGGTCGTGCCCGACCTCGAACCGGCTGGCGGCCTCGAGCACCGCGCCGAAGGTGCGCGCGCTCCGCTCCACCCATCGCAGCTGCGACGGATCTCGCGCCTCGTCGTCCCGGTCCGCCAGGACCTGCCGACTCGCGGCGAGGACCAGCGTGTCCGTCCGTGGGTCGTCGTCGCCGAGCGCGAGGGCGAGCTGCGCCGTGCCGAACGGGCTCAAGCGCTCGCGCTGCTCGTAGATGGCGGTGGCCCGGCCGCCCTGCGGCTGCCCCGCCTCGGCCAGCACGCGCAGGGCGTACGCGAGGCGGTCGAGCCCGCCCTCGCCATAGGCGTCGTGGAAGGACGCCCCGTTGACGAGCGGGATCAGCGCCTCCACCGCCCGCTCCGTGTCGGCTTCGGCCACCCAGCCGTGCCGTCGGGCCGCGACCAGCGCGTGGGTCGCCACCGCCGACTCGTGCGGGATCGTCCAGCCCGCGCTCGTCCAGCGCGCGAAGCCGCCGTCGGCGTTCTGCCGCTGACGCAGCTGGCGCACCAGGCGCTCGGCCCGCGCGCGGATCTCCGCCGGCGCGAGGTCTCGCGAGGGCGCGGCCACGCCGAGGTCGGCCCACGCGGCGAGCGCGATCAGCGTCGCCGCGATCGACTCGGTGTCGCTCCAGGGCGAGGCCTCGAGGCTGTCCACCGCGCCCTCGAAGCCGATGAAGGGATGCGACGCGACCGTCACGCGCAGGCCGCCTCCGGTTCGCGGCGTGCTCTCCGGCAACCCGACCTGCACGTCGCGCGCGCCCTCGGCCGCGCCGAAGACCTGGCTGCGCACGTAGCGACCGCGCGGCGCGACGCCGATCTCGTCCCGCACCGCCACGGCCTCTCCGTCCGCTTCGGCGTCGAAGCGCAGCGCGAGCGGCCCCTCCTCGGGCGCGACCAGGGACTCGGCGACGCGGAGCTCACCGCCCGCCGGCAGCGTCACGCGGTGCGCCTCTCCGCGCGACTCGCCCACGGTCAGGCGCCAGCTCACCTCGAGCGGCGCCTCGGTGGCGTTGTGCAGGAAGGCCGCGGCCTCCACCCGGTCGCCCGCCGTGAGGAAGCGGGGGAACGCGGGCCGGATCACCAGCGGCTGCTCGGCGACGAGCTGGGCCGAGGCCCGCCCGGCCCGCGCCCCCGCGTCGACCGCGACGGCCATCACGCGGTACTCGGTCGCGCGCGTGGGCAGGGTGACGGTCGCGCTCACCCTCCCCTGCGCGTCGGTCTCGAGCGCGGGCGCCCAGAGGGGGGTCGGCTCGAAGCGCTCGCGATCGTCGAGCAAACGGCGCGTCGCGTCGCCCTGGCCGCCGTCGCCGCTCGCCTCGGGCAGCGGCGGGGGCTGGACGCGGGAGACGAGGTCGCGGCGCGTGTCCTCCCAGGCGAAGGCGGGGGGACGCGGGCGGAAGAGGTTCCCGACGGGGCTCGGCGTCTGGTAGCCGGTCAGCCGCAGCGTGCCTTCGTCGACGGCCCAGAGCGTCACCTCGCCCCGGACCGGCCGCCCGCGCTCGTCGCGCACCTGCACCGCGACGGGCACCACGTCTCCCGGTCGCGCGGTGTCGGGCGCCTCGACCGTCACCTGCAGGCGCGAGGCCTGCGGCACCACCCGCAGCTCCGCCACGCCGAAGCGCAGGTCGGGCGCGTGCAGATCGATCGTGTCGCCGGGCGGCCCGGTGCGGGGGCGCACCAGGGTCACGCCCACGAAGACGTTGGGCACCATCTCCGAAGTGAGTGGCACGCGGATCACGTTGCCGCCCGCGGTGACCGGTCGGCGCTCGAGCGCGCGCGCGCCGTTCGCCGTCTCCAGCGTGATCAGCGCCATGCCCTCGGGGAAGGGAGACTCGAAGGCGAGCTCCGCCGTCTCGCCGACGCCCCAGCGCAGGCGCGTGGGCGTGACCGCGATGGGGGCGCCGGGCGGGTCGCGGTCGGGCTGCTCGTCCGGGCCGGCGACGTAGACGCGACGGCTCGCGACGCTGCGGCGTCCGTCGTCGTCGACCGCCTCGACCTCGATGAGGTAGGTGCCGGGGCGCGACGGCGCGTGCGCGCAGGCCGTCGGCTCCTCGGCGCTCTCGAGCCGGCAGCGGTGCACGGGCGCGCGGCGCTGATCGCGACGCAGCTGGTAGCTGCCGTCGGCGTGGCTTCGCTCGGACCACTCCCACCAGGAGTGCCAGCCCTCGCGGAAGAAGCGCGCCTCGATCGAGCGCCCGCTCACCGGCGCGCCGTCGTGGTCGACGAGCACCGCGCGCGCCTCGAGCGGCTCGCCAAGCGCCACCCAGTCGTCGCCCCGGGCGAGGCCGACCTCGAGCGCGGCCGGGTAGCCCACGAAGCTCCGGCGCGTGGCGTGCGCGTGCCCGGCCGCGTCGGTGATCTCCGCCTCGAGCTCGAAGCGGGTGCGCGTGGTGGCCGCGAGCTGCACCGTCATCTCGAGCGGCACGCGTCCGGTCCCCTCGAGCTCCACCTCGCCGCCCGCCACCGTGCCCGATCCCGCGCCGACGCCGGCCGGGGTGAAGCCGAAGCGCGACCAGCGCTCGGGGTAGGACGCGCCGCCGGCCCGGACGAGTGACCAGCGCAGCCGCCCGTTCGTGACCGGCGCGCCGAAGAGGTACGTGCCCGCGGCGTCGACGGTGAGCGCGTCGCCCGCGTGCACGGGGCCCTCGATCTGGCTCAGGTCCACGCGGAAGGTCGGCTGACGGAACTCCGCGACCCGGAAGCTCGCGCTGCCGGACACGACCTCGTCCGAGAGCACCTCGACCCGCCAGCTGCCCAGCGTGGCCGCGACGGGCAGCTCGAGCTCGACCGCGGCGGTGCCGAAGCGCGAGGGCTGGATGCTGATCTCGCGGAAGGGCGCCTCGCGCTCGGGGTCGAACACACGCACGACGTGCTGCCCGCCCGAGACCGCGCTCACCCGCGTGCCCTCGACGCTGCGCAGGACCACCTTGGCGAGGAGCGACTCGCCGGGTCGGTAGGCGCCGCGGTCGGTGAAGACCGTGGCGATCGGGCCCTCCGGCGGCGCCGCGCCCGGCGACAGGCTCATGCTCGACGGGCCCACGGCGCGGCGCGGGTCGAGCAAGATCGCCGTGCGGTCGTCGCCGCGTTGGACGAGCAGCGCGTGGCTCACCACGAGCGGGCTCGCCGAGAGCGGCAGGTGCGCGACGCCCTCTCGATCGGTCGTCGCCCGCCCTCGCTCGCGCCCCTCGGCGTCGGCGACGAGGACCTCGGCCCCCGCGACGGGCTGCGCGGAGTGAATGGACGTGACCCAGACGAGCAGCTCGCGCGGGTGGGCCCGGACCGTCACGCCGAGATCCGTCGCCTGCACGAAGGCGGTCTGGGCGGCGTTGGGGAGCCGCGAGGGGTCGGGCCGGAAGGACACCACCGACATCAGGCCGCCCGGGGTCGGATCCTCGTCGCGCCACGGGTAGCGGCCGGCGCCCCACCGGTTGGCGCGGGCGTCGGGCGCCAGGCCCGCGAGCGGGGTCGACGCGCCGCCGTCGCGGACGAACCGGAGCGGGGAGACGAGCGCGGCGAGCTCCTGCCCGGGCTCCACGCGGCGCTGGAGCACGTCGCTGGGCGCCGGGTGAATGGTCGCGAACGGGAGCAGCCCCGCGGCGTCGCGCTCGTAGGTGAGCCGCCCCGACGCGACGCGGATCTGTGGCGCGTGGCCCGCGCTCCGCACCGCCAGCGGGGGCAGCGGCCGGACCGCCTCGCCCTCCTCCGTGCGCAGCCCGCTGACGCGCACCTCGTAGACCTGGTCGGGCTCCCACTCGCCCGACAGCTCGACGAGCCTGTGCTGCGGCGGCCCGTGCGGAGCGAGGCGCACGCGGAGGTCTCGGACGGCGGGGCGCACCCGGAAGTTCGCGACGCTCGCCCCCGCGAGGCGCGCGCTCGAGAGCAGGCGCAGGCTCGGCCCGATGCTCACGATCTCGCCCGGCGAGCCGCGGTGATCGCACTGCCCGAGATAGGCGGCGCCCTCCTGGCAGCCGACGCCCTCGATGTGCGGCCGCGGCGCCAGCTCGTAGCTCATCACCGCGGGGCTCGAGCCACCCCAGGGCAGGTAGCGCGGCGCGAGCGCGAGGCCGATGCGCGCGCCGGGCTCCAGCGCCCGACGCAGGCGCACGTCCACCCGGTAGCCGTCCTCGGGCTGCTGACGAGCGGCCGTCAAGGTGATGGGCACGCTGCGATGGCCGCCGCCGATCTCGTAGGCGAGCAGCTCCTGGCGGAGGCTGCCGGGCTGCACCGGCGCGTCGAAGTAGAGCGGCAGCGGCGCGCCCGCCGCCACGCGCCCCTGCGAGCGGTAGGGGCTGACGCGCGGCGCGCCGTCGAGCACGAGCACGCGCTCGAGGTCGTCGACGAGCGCCTCCCCGCCGAGCGACGTGAGCCCGCCCACGAAGCCGAGGCGCACCTCGCGCACCCCCGGGGTCCAGGCC
This region of Sandaracinaceae bacterium genomic DNA includes:
- a CDS encoding serine/threonine-protein kinase, translating into MQERFGRYELLERIGVGGMAEVFRAVQRGAAGFSRPVAIKRILPHIASDPETVEMFIDEAKLAVQLSHPNIAQIFDLGQAEGQYFIAMEYVDGHSLETIWDRWAERQRRLPAEAVAHLLVQVCEALHHAHFAEDAEGRPLGIIHRDVSPSNVLISFNGEVKVIDFGLAKAENRVSRTRDGMVKGKLAYLSPEQAHGRPLDRRSDLFSLGVCAWELLTGKRAFRRDDDRKTVLAIRAGKIDPPSRHAVVPEPLERIVGRLLATQLELRYRTALEAREDLEAWQRQGGPEFGRRNLTALMRSTFPERFAEEPGANGAIELVRAKPKEAATRTRPPPPPPSPADTVDEDWVDDATDVRPHPADAADTVPGIELPEERDR
- a CDS encoding MATE family efflux transporter, producing MSPTRAVWTVAWPMAALGLLRSFYYLTDSFWVGKLGPTQLAALGGSAFAWWMINLGCELAATGAHARIARHEGAGELARIPTTLAHAIALGLLVSALLALVYPLRHVYFDLLGFSVGSPEHGHGQAYVGAALLGASTLAVHAVVGAAFRGLGDTRVALALTAATLVANAALDPLLIWGLGPIPAFGVAGAAWATALANALGAALGFWLLASRGHRVRWLAPTAKALWEIARIGAPVSLSGLGFALVYVLLGRVITGFGSEQMAALGVGHRLESLAYFCCVAFGVGAATMVGQHLGAGDVQRARQSAASAARLAFAAMLPFTLLLFALARPLFGLFTDDPATLDAGVLYLRIQTAVLALMALEETYKGAFTGSGRTLAASLIGFGFTAARIPAAWVLAYPLGLGIAGVWLAIAASTAIKGALLWLLWLRRPPA
- a CDS encoding serine/threonine-protein kinase → MTGAPSEALGRCGPYALVRRIGAGGMGEIFLARGPNGEEVAIKRLLAECAKDPVFIGMFLDEARLVKRIHHPNVCEVFEHGQEGAHYYLVMEHIDGVSLRDLLEQRAFRGLPFPLAARIMAEVAAGLDHAHRLEDELGVPLGIVHRDVSPANIMIRKDGQVKLVDFGLAKARTQLMKTQPGLVKGKFGYLAPEQLGGRVDWRTDLFALGLCFYEAMTGQQLFGQRTAAETVQAIQGFSGPPPLAAKMNAPAALDALLGKALAPQPDARFQSAAELRGELGKLVREVPAENISAVALAAELKRGVPGKRSPSAPPPALGRKQLDSLELEADLRRSKGVSPVLIAGVAIVVLALAVAVSAVLLL
- a CDS encoding transglycosylase domain-containing protein, giving the protein MRRALRRLSRALLRGALSLAVGTAALVAYLATTTEVERARFERPRDAVTITDRHGTPLRHERSDGRDRRWVSLDQVSPHVVDAVLAVEDQRFRSHGGVDLRATARAGLSFALPGRRVSGASTITQQLIKLTHGRPDGLWDKPREILRAVMLERERDKDWILEQYLNRLPYGDQVVGVARASELYFGKPVSRLSVAEAALLAGIPQAPSALDPRRHLPAALRRRAVVLRRMRDTGRIDEATFSSASAEPAAIRARPVRPWRAPRFADAALEGWRDGSLSRSGQTLRTSLDLPLQREAERILRDAVERLEERGVTNGAAVVVSNQSGEVLAHVGAARGGESPGGWLDLARARRQPGSTLKPFVYELFFERGGTPASLLDDLSRPMVGGGGALFTARDYDGRERGPVRAREALSASLNLAALDAARQVGAERVVARLGELGVRELDGADRYGAAIVLGGADVTAFELAEAYVTLARGGTRVPLSLGRAAPEPRPVMDPAHAALTRDVLMDARARREAFGDDLSALFPLTRFGLKTGTSSGWRDAWTAAFTDEVTVVVWLGDPASRPLSAVSGFEGAAPPAVRLLAAAQARLEALDLGAPTRDAPTLATARICAVTGRLAGAGCSHTLDERFAPGHLPEARCAAHREDGTVALHARYARWLEANHPAGFSLAADPHAAGTPRVAHPEDGARLIVRGGAIPLRATVGGVTTDARWEIDGAPHGAPEWSPGPGEHELVAVLGASRSAPARVRIEEP
- a CDS encoding alpha-2-macroglobulin family protein, with protein sequence MTSRELPPPGDGPYRTSARGRRIRRAWIPWMVGGAAALLAVLVGVLSWDEAPPDRPALSTVPVGLWEHVAAWPPPEEALPPSTPLAPLLVADQPDALAVMTPREGATSLRRGQSLTVRFNRPMVEGWRVGRPASPTPLTFRPALRGEARWVSRSTVVFAPAPSAWTPGVREVRLGFVGGLTSLGGEALVDDLERVLVLDGAPRVSPYRSQGRVAAGAPLPLYFDAPVQPGSLRQELLAYEIGGGHRSVPITLTAARQQPEDGYRVDVRLRRALEPGARIGLALAPRYLPWGGSSPAVMSYELAPRPHIEGVGCQEGAAYLGQCDHRGSPGEIVSIGPSLRLLSSARLAGASVANFRVRPAVRDLRVRLAPHGPPQHRLVELSGEWEPDQVYEVRVSGLRTEEGEAVRPLPPLAVRSAGHAPQIRVASGRLTYERDAAGLLPFATIHPAPSDVLQRRVEPGQELAALVSPLRFVRDGGASTPLAGLAPDARANRWGAGRYPWRDEDPTPGGLMSVVSFRPDPSRLPNAAQTAFVQATDLGVTVRAHPRELLVWVTSIHSAQPVAGAEVLVADAEGRERGRATTDREGVAHLPLSASPLVVSHALLVQRGDDRTAILLDPRRAVGPSSMSLSPGAAPPEGPIATVFTDRGAYRPGESLLAKVVLRSVEGTRVSAVSGGQHVVRVFDPEREAPFREISIQPSRFGTAAVELELPVAATLGSWRVEVLSDEVVSGSASFRVAEFRQPTFRVDLSQIEGPVHAGDALTVDAAGTYLFGAPVTNGRLRWSLVRAGGASYPERWSRFGFTPAGVGAGSGTVAGGEVELEGTGRVPLEMTVQLAATTRTRFELEAEITDAAGHAHATRRSFVGYPAALEVGLARGDDWVALGEPLEARAVLVDHDGAPVSGRSIEARFFREGWHSWWEWSERSHADGSYQLRRDQRRAPVHRCRLESAEEPTACAHAPSRPGTYLIEVEAVDDDGRRSVASRRVYVAGPDEQPDRDPPGAPIAVTPTRLRWGVGETAELAFESPFPEGMALITLETANGARALERRPVTAGGNVIRVPLTSEMVPNVFVGVTLVRPRTGPPGDTIDLHAPDLRFGVAELRVVPQASRLQVTVEAPDTARPGDVVPVAVQVRDERGRPVRGEVTLWAVDEGTLRLTGYQTPSPVGNLFRPRPPAFAWEDTRRDLVSRVQPPPLPEASGDGGQGDATRRLLDDRERFEPTPLWAPALETDAQGRVSATVTLPTRATEYRVMAVAVDAGARAGRASAQLVAEQPLVIRPAFPRFLTAGDRVEAAAFLHNATEAPLEVSWRLTVGESRGEAHRVTLPAGGELRVAESLVAPEEGPLALRFDAEADGEAVAVRDEIGVAPRGRYVRSQVFGAAEGARDVQVGLPESTPRTGGGLRVTVASHPFIGFEGAVDSLEASPWSDTESIAATLIALAAWADLGVAAPSRDLAPAEIRARAERLVRQLRQRQNADGGFARWTSAGWTIPHESAVATHALVAARRHGWVAEADTERAVEALIPLVNGASFHDAYGEGGLDRLAYALRVLAEAGQPQGGRATAIYEQRERLSPFGTAQLALALGDDDPRTDTLVLAASRQVLADRDDEARDPSQLRWVERSARTFGAVLEAASRFEVGHDRAGELAGHLLVVRGGRPGHPWTSSLETARALLGLAAYARRWAWVDGEAPSVSLDGQALPAITRSAASASYRVDVAQLRGAHTLRVTGGDEGAVFFSLDGRWAVPLTEADETPRGRRTAIHRVFETQDGRPIEDGATVPLGALIRVRLFVYTEGAGPDVAGIFDPLPAGFEAVDADLETTPRASLAALLGMGPDDDVVDARAHHAMRSLGHLAHRAFTSEGASFYFDQAPAGLQEYTYAVRASSVGEFTVPPAQIEALYDRGFVARSQVHVLRVVDGDE